Proteins encoded by one window of Pyxidicoccus trucidator:
- the larE gene encoding ATP-dependent sacrificial sulfur transferase LarE translates to MLSPERIQSLCESSRPKLEAMRAALRAHGSALVAFSGGVDSTFVLKVAVEELGERALALTALSASVAPEEAQEARELAERMGARHVVVGSNELANPQYAANPTNRCYFCKTELYDICEARRSELGLAVVLDGFNADDFKDHRPGHKAAQEHKVVSPLAQAGLTKDEIRAWSQSLGLPTWDKPQMACLASRIPYGTAVTRDRLIQIASAESEMRKLGFRQFRVRYHQEVARLEVAAEEYERFLSADVRQKVNAAFLALGFKFVSLDLEPFRSGRMNEAAGVARPDAGKVAGFSLPVVS, encoded by the coding sequence ATGCTGAGCCCCGAGCGGATCCAGAGCCTGTGTGAGTCCTCGCGCCCGAAGCTGGAGGCGATGCGTGCGGCGCTGCGCGCCCATGGCAGCGCGCTGGTGGCCTTCTCCGGCGGGGTGGACTCCACCTTCGTGCTGAAGGTGGCGGTGGAGGAATTGGGCGAGCGCGCCCTGGCGCTCACCGCGCTGTCCGCGTCCGTGGCGCCGGAGGAGGCGCAGGAGGCGCGGGAGCTGGCGGAGCGCATGGGGGCCCGGCACGTGGTGGTGGGCAGCAACGAGCTGGCCAACCCGCAGTACGCGGCCAACCCCACCAACCGCTGCTACTTCTGCAAGACGGAGCTGTACGACATCTGCGAGGCCCGGCGGAGCGAGCTGGGGCTGGCGGTGGTGCTGGACGGCTTCAACGCGGACGACTTCAAGGACCACCGGCCCGGCCACAAGGCGGCGCAGGAGCACAAGGTGGTGTCCCCGCTGGCGCAGGCGGGGCTGACGAAGGACGAGATTCGCGCCTGGAGCCAGTCGCTGGGGCTGCCCACATGGGACAAGCCGCAGATGGCGTGCCTGGCGTCGCGCATTCCGTATGGCACGGCGGTGACGCGGGACAGGCTCATCCAGATTGCGTCCGCCGAGTCCGAGATGCGCAAGCTCGGCTTCCGCCAGTTCCGCGTGCGCTACCACCAGGAGGTGGCGCGGCTGGAGGTGGCGGCCGAGGAGTACGAGCGGTTCCTTTCCGCCGACGTGCGCCAGAAGGTCAACGCGGCCTTCCTGGCGCTGGGCTTCAAGTTCGTGTCGTTGGATCTGGAGCCGTTCCGCTCCGGCCGCATGAACGAAGCCGCCGGTGTGGCCCGTCCGGACGCCGGCAAGGTCGCCGGCTTCTCGCTGCCCGTGGTGAGCTGA
- a CDS encoding CARDB domain-containing protein yields MRSRCVTGLGAWLALAACGEAPQASQAPEAVSPGVTAQALAKGPDFVVASVTGPTSVQSGQPTYVAVRACNQGGFTGSANVELYLSSDNIITPNTPTSPTPDLMVGYVVMSLKAGECRTEQAQVVASVSVQGAYFLGAAADPMNQLMETNEANNLQLGSRIGVGDKPDLVVSSITAPISTPPSQPFTVSVSVCNQGTQSGGGLLELYLSGDANIVSRSPPSPLSDLLVGSLYFQSLAPGQCRTEQVRSAGGGFGEGLWYVGAIVDPGNSTPELIEDNNTRLGSRIGVGNMPELVVTAVSGPASLPSGGYLSITATVCNQGTQPGSARLEWYVSQDAVITPRGTSADLPIAYDSIEQLAPGQCVTRTYEGYPGWIQGQYYLGAMVDPLNGTPEFFEDNNTRVGSRMGFGDGPDFVVSSVSGTSSAMPGASISAAVRVCNQGTASGGADVELYLSQDVIITPTTTPGPNTDRPVGLGHVDLAAGACRTLTVTGSASVPEQAYYLGAVVDPRGVRAELLEDNNTHAGNLIGVGFRADFVVTALSGPKSAPSGQSFNVTATVCNQGTREDSSHVEIVLSQDSVITPNHMYGPHVDTRIGYGRSNPLAPGACQTLTITTYGYGPADGMYYLGAAADPVLWVSELIEDNNTLTGSLFGWGYRPDFVVTTLSGPTSVLPYESFNVSAQVCNQGTQTERAHAVEIYLSEDTVITPNRNGSGPDVLVGLAPVDMLTPGQCQTVTVSVFAGSSEGAWYLGAVVDPLGMAMEFIEDNNTRAGSRIGVGAESDFVVTSVTAPSSVQVGQSFTASATVCNQGTWDGSTDMAVYLSEDTVITPYAYSPYPPSPDYFVGSVYVDYLAPGQCQTVSIYAYASGVPAGSYNVGAVVDVNGGTSNELIEDNNTRVGGLTNVLP; encoded by the coding sequence GTGAGAAGCAGATGTGTCACGGGGCTCGGGGCCTGGCTGGCGCTGGCCGCGTGTGGTGAGGCACCCCAGGCGTCCCAGGCTCCCGAGGCGGTGTCTCCTGGAGTCACGGCGCAGGCCCTGGCCAAGGGGCCGGACTTCGTCGTTGCATCGGTGACGGGGCCCACGAGCGTGCAGTCCGGCCAGCCCACGTACGTGGCGGTGCGGGCCTGCAACCAGGGCGGGTTTACCGGCAGCGCGAACGTGGAGCTGTACCTGTCGAGCGACAACATCATCACCCCCAACACCCCTACCAGTCCCACGCCCGACCTGATGGTGGGCTACGTCGTCATGTCTCTCAAGGCGGGCGAGTGCCGGACGGAGCAGGCGCAGGTCGTCGCCTCGGTGAGTGTCCAGGGGGCGTACTTCCTGGGCGCCGCCGCGGACCCCATGAACCAGCTCATGGAGACCAACGAGGCCAACAACCTCCAACTGGGCAGCCGCATTGGCGTGGGCGACAAGCCGGACCTGGTGGTGTCCTCCATCACCGCCCCCATCAGCACGCCGCCCAGTCAGCCGTTCACCGTCTCCGTGTCGGTGTGCAACCAGGGCACGCAGTCCGGCGGCGGGCTGCTGGAGCTGTACCTGTCCGGGGACGCGAACATCGTCTCGCGCAGTCCTCCCAGTCCCCTCAGCGACCTGCTCGTGGGAAGCCTGTACTTCCAATCGCTGGCTCCGGGGCAGTGCCGGACGGAGCAGGTGCGGTCGGCGGGCGGAGGGTTCGGCGAGGGCCTCTGGTACGTGGGCGCCATCGTGGACCCCGGCAACTCCACCCCCGAGCTCATCGAGGACAACAACACCCGCCTGGGCAGCCGCATCGGCGTGGGCAACATGCCGGAGCTGGTCGTCACCGCCGTCAGCGGGCCCGCGAGCTTGCCGTCGGGCGGCTACCTCTCCATCACCGCGACGGTGTGCAACCAGGGCACGCAGCCTGGATCCGCACGTTTGGAGTGGTACGTGTCCCAGGACGCCGTCATCACCCCCCGAGGCACCTCGGCGGACCTGCCGATTGCCTACGACTCCATCGAGCAGCTTGCCCCGGGGCAGTGCGTGACGCGCACCTATGAGGGCTACCCGGGTTGGATCCAGGGTCAGTACTACCTGGGCGCCATGGTGGACCCGCTCAACGGCACCCCGGAGTTCTTCGAGGACAACAACACCCGCGTGGGCAGCCGCATGGGGTTCGGCGACGGCCCTGACTTCGTGGTGTCGTCCGTCTCCGGCACTTCCAGTGCAATGCCCGGTGCCTCCATCAGCGCGGCGGTCCGGGTATGCAACCAGGGAACGGCGAGCGGCGGTGCCGACGTGGAGCTGTACCTGTCGCAGGACGTCATCATCACCCCGACGACGACGCCGGGTCCGAACACGGACCGGCCCGTGGGCCTGGGCCACGTGGACCTCGCGGCGGGCGCGTGCCGCACCTTGACGGTGACGGGCTCCGCGAGCGTGCCGGAGCAGGCGTACTACCTGGGCGCCGTGGTGGACCCGCGCGGCGTCCGGGCGGAGCTGCTCGAGGACAACAACACCCACGCGGGCAACCTCATCGGCGTGGGGTTCAGGGCGGACTTCGTGGTGACGGCCCTCAGTGGCCCCAAGAGCGCGCCGTCCGGCCAGTCCTTCAACGTCACGGCGACGGTGTGCAACCAGGGCACTCGCGAAGACAGTTCCCACGTGGAAATCGTCCTGTCGCAGGACTCCGTCATCACCCCGAACCACATGTACGGCCCTCACGTCGACACGCGCATCGGCTACGGCCGCTCGAACCCGCTGGCTCCGGGCGCGTGCCAGACGCTGACCATCACCACCTACGGCTATGGACCGGCGGACGGCATGTACTACCTGGGCGCCGCCGCGGACCCGGTCCTCTGGGTCTCCGAGCTCATCGAGGACAACAACACCCTCACGGGCAGCCTCTTCGGCTGGGGCTACCGGCCGGACTTCGTGGTGACGACCCTCAGCGGCCCCACGAGCGTGCTGCCGTACGAGTCATTCAATGTCTCGGCGCAGGTATGCAACCAGGGGACGCAGACGGAGCGGGCCCACGCCGTGGAGATCTACCTGTCCGAGGACACGGTCATCACCCCGAACCGGAATGGCTCCGGGCCGGACGTCCTCGTGGGCTTGGCTCCCGTCGACATGCTCACCCCGGGCCAGTGCCAGACGGTGACGGTCTCCGTGTTCGCGGGCAGCTCGGAGGGCGCGTGGTACCTCGGCGCCGTGGTGGACCCGCTCGGCATGGCAATGGAGTTCATCGAGGACAACAACACCCGCGCGGGCAGCCGCATCGGCGTCGGTGCCGAGTCGGACTTCGTGGTGACGTCCGTCACCGCGCCCTCGAGCGTGCAGGTGGGCCAGTCCTTCACAGCCTCGGCGACGGTGTGCAACCAGGGCACGTGGGACGGGAGCACCGACATGGCCGTGTACCTGTCCGAGGACACGGTCATCACTCCGTACGCGTACTCTCCGTACCCTCCGTCGCCCGACTACTTCGTGGGCTCCGTGTATGTCGATTACCTCGCCCCGGGGCAGTGCCAGACGGTGAGCATCTACGCGTACGCGAGCGGAGTCCCGGCTGGCTCATACAACGTGGGCGCCGTCGTGGACGTGAATGGCGGCACCAGCAACGAGTTGATTGAGGACAACAACACCCGCGTGGGTGGCCTCACCAACGTCCTGCCCTGA
- a CDS encoding dienelactone hydrolase family protein, with protein sequence MSTSQRILLGWVLLFAQGALAAQGQILARPRTTVPGINYGYWEYLPQDYDDNPEATYPLVIFLGGQGQEGDGTAAGLEKLMGVTAPPRLIRNGRHFPFILISPQRFNAWWGNSEVDGILEFAKSRYRVDPNRVYLTGLSAGAIVTWSYAVAFPQKLAAIVPIAGNGNGIAICNMWNVPVWAFHGTADGTVSQWGSIDPVNKLNNVCNPAANPPAQLTLYQGVGHDSWSRTYSGSAGHDIYTWMLSHSL encoded by the coding sequence ATGTCGACATCGCAGCGCATCTTGTTGGGTTGGGTCCTGCTCTTCGCGCAGGGCGCGTTGGCCGCGCAGGGGCAGATCCTGGCCCGTCCCAGGACCACCGTGCCGGGCATCAACTACGGCTATTGGGAGTACCTGCCGCAGGACTACGACGACAACCCCGAGGCGACCTATCCGCTGGTGATCTTCCTGGGAGGCCAGGGGCAGGAGGGCGATGGGACGGCCGCCGGCCTCGAGAAGCTCATGGGGGTCACCGCTCCGCCCCGCCTCATCCGGAATGGACGCCACTTCCCGTTCATCCTCATTTCTCCCCAGCGGTTCAATGCCTGGTGGGGGAACAGTGAGGTCGACGGCATCCTCGAGTTCGCCAAGAGCCGCTATCGCGTCGACCCGAACCGCGTCTATCTGACGGGACTCTCGGCGGGGGCCATCGTCACCTGGTCCTACGCGGTGGCCTTTCCGCAGAAGCTCGCGGCCATCGTTCCCATCGCGGGGAATGGCAACGGGATTGCCATCTGCAACATGTGGAACGTCCCGGTGTGGGCCTTCCATGGCACGGCGGATGGAACCGTGTCTCAGTGGGGGTCCATCGACCCTGTCAACAAGCTCAACAACGTCTGCAATCCGGCGGCGAACCCGCCGGCCCAGCTCACGCTGTATCAGGGCGTGGGGCATGACTCCTGGTCCCGGACCTACAGCGGTTCAGCGGGCCATGACATCTACACGTGGATGTTGAGCCACTCGCTCTGA
- the cysC gene encoding adenylyl-sulfate kinase produces MAPNTGFTLWLTGMSGTGKSTTAAYIAARLRQVGRNVEILDEGELGEALWAGLSDAKEDRTTVVRRLGFVANLLTRNGVAALVPCVSPYKTGREENRRAIGRYVEVYVDCPTEKLIERDSTGRYKKALNGEIPNFIGITEPYEPPNSPEVTIHSDTESVEDGAAKIFQSLLDLGYMNTEELKTITGKKMKANPLPAKGEKADKGEKADKGAAKADKGAKARRAEEARPVAKPAKADKGAKARPATRAARVAKPAAAAKKPAKHKAR; encoded by the coding sequence ATGGCCCCCAACACTGGTTTCACCCTCTGGCTGACCGGCATGTCCGGGACCGGGAAGAGCACGACGGCCGCCTACATCGCGGCGCGCCTCCGGCAGGTAGGCCGCAACGTGGAGATTCTCGACGAAGGCGAGCTCGGCGAGGCGCTCTGGGCCGGGCTGAGCGATGCCAAGGAGGACCGCACCACGGTGGTGCGCCGCCTGGGCTTCGTGGCGAACCTCCTGACCCGCAACGGCGTCGCCGCGCTGGTTCCCTGCGTGAGCCCGTACAAGACGGGCCGCGAGGAGAACCGTCGCGCCATCGGCCGCTACGTCGAGGTCTACGTCGACTGCCCGACCGAGAAGCTCATCGAGCGCGACTCCACGGGTCGCTACAAGAAGGCGCTCAACGGGGAGATCCCCAACTTCATCGGCATCACCGAGCCGTATGAGCCGCCCAACTCGCCGGAGGTCACCATCCACTCCGACACCGAGTCGGTGGAGGACGGCGCCGCGAAGATCTTCCAGTCGCTCCTGGACCTCGGCTACATGAACACCGAGGAGCTGAAGACCATCACCGGCAAGAAGATGAAGGCCAACCCGCTGCCGGCGAAGGGCGAGAAGGCCGACAAGGGCGAGAAGGCCGACAAGGGCGCCGCCAAGGCGGACAAGGGTGCCAAGGCCCGCCGCGCTGAAGAGGCCCGTCCGGTGGCGAAGCCCGCCAAGGCGGACAAGGGCGCCAAGGCGCGTCCGGCCACGCGCGCGGCCCGGGTGGCGAAGCCCGCCGCCGCGGCCAAGAAGCCCGCGAAGCACAAGGCCCGCTGA
- a CDS encoding HesA/MoeB/ThiF family protein, with translation MHGHDTDHHPRIPHASRLERARVLLVGAGGLGCPASLALAQAGVGHLTLADPDRVDVTNLPRQLWHRPSDVGRNKAESAAAGLARAFPALSTEALAERVDAGNAEALFRAHDAVIDATDGVATKFFLSDVAVLTGVPLVYGGVLRMQGQAMRVDPRGPCLRCLYEAPPPPDAVPTCAQAGVLGSLAGLVGAVQALLALELLSGAARPAPGEATLHVLDGVSLLGRRVRVERAPDCPGCRVTAVPEYPEAAREGGACAS, from the coding sequence ATGCACGGGCACGACACCGACCATCACCCTCGCATCCCCCACGCCTCGCGCCTGGAGCGCGCGCGGGTGCTCCTGGTGGGTGCCGGCGGCCTGGGCTGCCCGGCGTCGCTGGCGCTGGCGCAGGCGGGTGTTGGCCACCTGACGCTCGCGGACCCGGACCGGGTGGACGTGACGAACCTGCCGCGCCAGCTCTGGCACCGGCCCTCGGACGTGGGCCGCAACAAGGCGGAGTCCGCGGCGGCCGGCCTGGCGCGCGCCTTCCCCGCGCTGTCCACCGAGGCCCTCGCCGAGCGCGTGGACGCGGGCAACGCCGAGGCCCTCTTCCGCGCGCATGACGCCGTCATCGACGCCACGGATGGGGTGGCCACCAAGTTCTTCCTCTCGGACGTGGCCGTGCTGACGGGTGTACCGCTCGTCTACGGCGGCGTGCTGCGCATGCAGGGGCAGGCGATGCGGGTGGACCCGCGCGGGCCCTGCCTGCGCTGTCTCTACGAGGCGCCGCCTCCGCCGGACGCGGTGCCCACGTGCGCGCAGGCGGGGGTGCTCGGCTCGCTCGCGGGGCTGGTGGGCGCGGTGCAGGCGCTGCTCGCGCTGGAGCTGCTGTCCGGTGCCGCGCGCCCCGCTCCCGGCGAGGCCACCCTCCACGTGCTGGACGGCGTGTCCCTGCTGGGCCGCCGCGTCCGCGTGGAGCGCGCGCCGGACTGCCCGGGCTGCCGCGTCACCGCGGTTCCGGAGTACCCGGAGGCCGCTCGGGAGGGCGGGGCCTGTGCGTCATGA
- a CDS encoding DUF1801 domain-containing protein, with protein sequence MAKNPGESQPIDAYLASLEDPAAKKTLGALRMQLRKLLPGATETISYRMPTFKVDGNAVAGFAFFKTHCGYYPFSGSVVPPLKAQLAGYTTSKSGITFPPDKPLPAKLVKTLVQARLAEIAASGKKPSATKKKAAAKKALITDRVTDSAVKEATGRDWKGWMRALDTAKAGELNHKQLVAHLAREVESTWWQQSIAVAYEQARGKRVVGETAATGFQVGVVRTLPMGAEELWELIATQAERWLGAGATLILKPGEDYEVPKRRGSPGVRGEVRVVKSGQRLRMTWQPDGWKKPATLQLTLMPKARGVAVNVHMEKLPDAKAREAMREHWSGVLEGLAKE encoded by the coding sequence ATGGCGAAGAATCCTGGAGAATCGCAGCCTATCGACGCGTATCTGGCGAGCCTGGAGGACCCGGCGGCGAAGAAGACGCTGGGGGCGCTGCGCATGCAGCTCCGGAAGCTGCTTCCAGGAGCCACGGAGACCATCAGCTACCGGATGCCCACCTTCAAGGTCGACGGCAACGCCGTGGCCGGCTTCGCCTTCTTCAAGACCCACTGCGGCTACTACCCCTTCAGCGGCAGCGTGGTACCGCCACTGAAGGCGCAGCTGGCCGGCTACACCACGTCAAAGAGCGGCATCACCTTCCCGCCCGACAAGCCGCTCCCTGCGAAGCTGGTGAAGACGCTCGTGCAGGCGCGGCTCGCGGAGATTGCCGCGAGCGGGAAGAAGCCCTCGGCCACGAAGAAGAAGGCAGCCGCGAAGAAGGCGCTCATCACCGACCGGGTGACTGACAGCGCCGTGAAGGAGGCGACCGGGCGGGACTGGAAGGGGTGGATGCGCGCGCTGGACACGGCAAAGGCAGGCGAGCTGAACCACAAGCAGCTCGTCGCGCACCTGGCCCGGGAGGTGGAGTCCACGTGGTGGCAGCAGTCCATTGCCGTGGCGTATGAGCAGGCCCGCGGCAAGCGAGTCGTCGGCGAGACGGCGGCCACGGGCTTCCAGGTGGGCGTGGTGCGCACGCTGCCGATGGGTGCCGAGGAGCTGTGGGAGCTGATTGCAACCCAGGCGGAGCGATGGCTCGGTGCCGGGGCGACGCTGATACTCAAACCGGGGGAGGACTACGAGGTCCCCAAGCGCCGTGGGTCACCCGGCGTCCGCGGCGAAGTCCGGGTGGTGAAGTCCGGGCAGCGCCTCCGCATGACCTGGCAGCCAGACGGATGGAAGAAGCCCGCGACGCTGCAGCTCACGCTGATGCCGAAGGCGCGAGGCGTCGCCGTCAACGTGCACATGGAGAAGCTGCCGGACGCGAAGGCCCGCGAGGCGATGCGCGAGCACTGGTCCGGGGTGCTCGAAGGACTCGCGAAGGAGTGA
- a CDS encoding peptidoglycan DD-metalloendopeptidase family protein, whose protein sequence is MSNRTFHAPMRAVLSAALKWTLLGAGLTLVTSGCGAPPDAQTGPAETSVAQEAPQGDEDAPRQALSPANEDWSAPHSEDPHAYDAQLAASTPRGRRSALAVPSCNANDLTLSWWPMSGANGRAWMVNNYVDLDPASSLLEDYLGFTGSLARTYDGHGGIDIDISSFREMDSGSALVRAAAPGTVTFVEEGQFDRNTSCTGNWNVVRIEHANGYDTLYGHLKRNSVVVNVGDTVTAGQVLGVAGSAGCSTQPHLHFELRDCSNMAVESFSLGMWASPPAYNATSDVMDVMLRKSSFTSAQQIKDPVPNPTLYAPGDALGIGLSMSGKGGDVVDMSLTAPNGVVDAWTWNVTGAARYRHMYPYWNKVAGSTPGTWTLRVRINGSLRATRTYNVSTLQPGYTEVARHGVSAASYDTVFDDIAAAGYRPVWVDGYEDGSSTYYNAVFRPADGYAWVARHGMTSAQYQSESDTREAEGYRLLQVDSYLTGGAVRYAAIFTKKPGPTWASYHGKTAAEHQSLFTTYANSGYRLVNASVVSVSGQRYFTALYDKASVGGWVALQAIPASQYQDEVETQRDAGRYLQYLNTYVHGGVVYYSAVWDSMPYGGWVARHDRTAAQYQSEYSTWTGAGYLTRLVTGVTVNGSHRFAGLWTH, encoded by the coding sequence ATGTCGAACAGAACCTTTCATGCCCCGATGCGGGCCGTGCTGAGCGCGGCCTTGAAGTGGACCCTGTTGGGCGCCGGCCTGACGCTCGTGACGAGCGGCTGCGGGGCGCCTCCGGACGCGCAGACCGGGCCCGCGGAGACCTCCGTGGCGCAGGAGGCGCCGCAAGGGGACGAGGACGCTCCCCGCCAGGCCCTGTCGCCGGCGAACGAGGACTGGTCCGCTCCCCACTCCGAGGACCCCCACGCGTACGACGCGCAGCTGGCCGCGAGCACCCCCAGGGGACGCAGGAGCGCGCTGGCGGTTCCGTCCTGTAACGCCAATGACCTGACCCTGTCGTGGTGGCCCATGAGCGGCGCCAACGGCCGGGCGTGGATGGTGAACAACTACGTGGACCTGGACCCGGCCAGCAGCCTGCTGGAGGACTACCTGGGCTTCACCGGCAGCCTGGCGCGCACCTACGATGGGCACGGTGGCATCGACATCGACATCTCCTCGTTCCGGGAGATGGACTCGGGCTCCGCGCTGGTGCGCGCGGCGGCCCCTGGCACGGTCACCTTCGTCGAGGAGGGCCAGTTCGACCGCAACACCAGCTGCACGGGCAACTGGAACGTGGTGCGCATCGAGCACGCCAACGGCTACGACACGCTCTACGGCCACCTGAAGCGCAACTCGGTGGTGGTCAACGTGGGGGATACCGTGACGGCGGGCCAGGTGCTCGGGGTGGCGGGCAGCGCGGGCTGCTCCACCCAGCCGCACCTGCACTTCGAGCTCCGGGACTGCTCGAACATGGCGGTGGAGTCCTTCTCGCTGGGCATGTGGGCGTCTCCGCCGGCCTACAACGCCACGTCGGACGTGATGGACGTCATGCTGCGGAAGAGTTCCTTCACCAGCGCCCAGCAGATCAAGGACCCGGTGCCCAACCCCACCCTGTACGCGCCGGGCGACGCGCTGGGCATCGGCCTGTCGATGAGCGGGAAGGGTGGTGACGTGGTGGACATGTCCCTCACCGCGCCGAACGGCGTCGTGGATGCCTGGACGTGGAATGTCACGGGCGCGGCGCGCTACCGGCACATGTACCCCTACTGGAACAAGGTGGCGGGCTCCACGCCGGGCACCTGGACGCTGCGCGTGCGCATCAACGGCAGCCTGCGCGCCACGCGCACGTACAACGTGAGCACCCTCCAGCCCGGCTACACCGAGGTGGCCCGGCACGGGGTGTCCGCCGCCAGCTACGACACGGTCTTCGATGACATCGCCGCGGCCGGCTACCGGCCGGTCTGGGTGGATGGCTACGAGGACGGCAGCAGCACCTACTACAACGCCGTGTTCCGTCCCGCGGACGGCTACGCCTGGGTGGCCCGCCACGGGATGACCAGCGCGCAGTACCAGAGCGAGAGCGACACGCGGGAGGCGGAGGGCTACCGGCTGCTGCAGGTGGACAGCTACCTGACGGGCGGCGCCGTCCGCTACGCGGCCATCTTCACGAAGAAGCCGGGCCCGACCTGGGCGTCCTACCACGGCAAGACCGCGGCGGAGCACCAGTCCCTGTTCACCACGTATGCCAACAGCGGCTACCGGCTGGTGAATGCGTCGGTGGTGTCGGTGTCCGGGCAGCGCTACTTCACCGCGCTGTATGACAAGGCCAGCGTGGGCGGCTGGGTGGCGCTGCAGGCCATTCCCGCCTCGCAGTACCAGGACGAGGTCGAGACGCAGCGGGACGCGGGGCGCTACCTGCAGTACCTGAACACCTACGTGCACGGCGGCGTCGTGTACTACTCGGCGGTGTGGGACTCGATGCCCTACGGCGGCTGGGTGGCGCGCCATGACCGCACCGCGGCCCAGTACCAGTCGGAGTACAGCACCTGGACCGGCGCCGGCTACCTCACCCGGCTGGTGACGGGCGTCACCGTCAACGGCTCCCACCGCTTCGCGGGCCTCTGGACACACTGA
- a CDS encoding ThiF family adenylyltransferase: protein MALREDQIVRYSRQILLREVGGRGQEALLAGAARVDATGASGLTAAAYLAGSGTPVVGTGSLTLGPWAPGFLVSAEDVGRPAVESLARAVPELNPDAAGAGRGGGLVAELPSGWSGEAPWVALGGDGMRAAVVFRGADGCVWCFGETVRHLAQPPDGALGVALGALGALVFQRLRLGLGPALGGRWLVAPGVVEELEVRQCARCAGSAEPARP from the coding sequence ATGGCGCTGCGCGAAGACCAGATTGTCCGCTACTCCCGGCAGATCCTCCTGCGCGAGGTGGGCGGACGCGGGCAGGAGGCGCTGCTGGCGGGGGCCGCGCGCGTGGATGCCACGGGCGCCTCGGGATTGACGGCCGCGGCGTACCTCGCCGGGAGCGGCACGCCGGTGGTGGGCACGGGCTCGCTGACGCTGGGCCCCTGGGCGCCGGGCTTCCTCGTGTCGGCGGAGGACGTGGGCCGCCCCGCGGTGGAGTCGCTGGCCCGGGCCGTCCCCGAGCTGAACCCGGACGCGGCTGGAGCCGGGCGGGGTGGGGGACTGGTGGCGGAGCTGCCCTCGGGCTGGAGCGGCGAGGCCCCCTGGGTGGCCCTGGGCGGCGATGGCATGCGGGCCGCCGTCGTCTTCCGAGGCGCGGACGGCTGCGTGTGGTGCTTCGGCGAGACGGTGCGGCACCTGGCCCAGCCTCCGGATGGAGCGCTGGGCGTGGCGCTGGGGGCCCTGGGCGCCCTCGTCTTCCAGCGGCTGCGCCTGGGCCTGGGGCCGGCGCTGGGCGGCCGGTGGCTGGTGGCCCCGGGCGTCGTGGAGGAACTGGAGGTCCGCCAGTGCGCCCGCTGTGCCGGGAGCGCGGAGCCGGCCCGGCCGTGA
- a CDS encoding Mov34/MPN/PAD-1 family protein — translation MSRWPEPGWPEGVRDAVLRHLEAAWPHEGCGVILQEGTAGPCRVRPLANVSPRPRTAYAFSPEEWLAVCMEADARGERVVCVFHSHVEAPATFSSEDHAQAAPGGQPLLPGVSYLIGSVHRGCVLWVSEYEWRGDVFRLRET, via the coding sequence GTGAGCCGCTGGCCCGAGCCCGGCTGGCCGGAAGGCGTGCGCGACGCCGTCCTCCGCCACCTGGAGGCCGCCTGGCCACACGAGGGCTGCGGCGTCATCCTCCAGGAGGGGACGGCCGGCCCCTGTCGGGTGCGCCCCCTGGCCAACGTGTCCCCCAGGCCCCGCACCGCCTACGCCTTCTCCCCCGAGGAGTGGCTGGCCGTGTGCATGGAGGCTGACGCACGGGGAGAGCGGGTGGTGTGCGTGTTCCACTCGCATGTGGAGGCCCCCGCCACCTTTTCTTCGGAGGACCACGCCCAGGCCGCCCCGGGAGGTCAGCCGCTGCTACCCGGAGTTTCCTACCTCATCGGATCCGTACATCGGGGCTGTGTGCTCTGGGTGTCCGAGTACGAGTGGAGGGGGGATGTTTTCAGGCTCCGAGAGACCTGA
- a CDS encoding ubiquitin-like small modifier protein 1, whose product MATIRIPSTMRALTRNQSEVTASGATVREVLKDLDARYPGLGARLFDERGAVRRYVNVFLNDEDIRALGELDTPVKDADRLTLIPAMAGG is encoded by the coding sequence ATGGCGACCATCCGCATTCCCAGCACGATGCGCGCCCTCACGCGCAACCAGTCCGAGGTGACGGCCTCCGGCGCCACCGTGCGCGAGGTGCTGAAGGACTTGGACGCGCGCTACCCCGGCCTCGGCGCGCGCCTGTTCGACGAGCGCGGAGCCGTGCGCCGCTACGTCAACGTCTTCCTCAACGACGAGGACATCCGCGCCCTGGGCGAGTTGGACACGCCGGTGAAGGACGCGGACCGGCTCACCCTCATCCCCGCCATGGCGGGAGGCTGA
- a CDS encoding sulfurtransferase TusA family protein: MSEVGATLDITREVCPMTYVRTKLKLESLEPGTLLEVLLRGAEPLKNVPRNARDEGHEVVSLEARPDGTHVLLLRKQGR; encoded by the coding sequence ATGTCCGAGGTAGGGGCCACGCTCGACATCACCCGCGAGGTCTGCCCGATGACCTACGTGCGAACCAAGCTGAAGCTGGAGTCGCTGGAGCCGGGGACGCTGCTGGAGGTCCTCCTCCGGGGCGCCGAGCCGCTGAAGAACGTGCCCCGCAACGCGCGCGACGAGGGACACGAAGTCGTCTCCCTGGAGGCGCGCCCCGACGGGACGCACGTGTTGCTGCTCCGCAAGCAGGGGAGGTGA